The genomic DNA GTCGCCAGGCGTGCCACCCGCGCCGCCATGAACCGGCGGCGCGCCTCGTCCTCGTCCATGTCCGGCACGGTGCGCTCCGAATCTCCGGCCGCCGGAAGCCGGTACAGGCAGCCGGATGCGTAGGCCGCCGGAAGTCGGTACAGGCAGCCGGAAGCCGGCGCAGGCCGCCGGACGCTGTCACCGGTAGGCGGACACGGCCTCGGCCAGCTCGTCCAGCGTGCGCAGCGTCTCGTCCTCCGGCTGGGTCGGCAGATAGAGCAGGACGCGCTCGACGCCGAGTTCCGCGTAGGTGTCGAGCGACTCCCGGTCGTGCTGGGCCGCGTACACCACCACGGCCGGCCGGTCTCCGGCCGTCTTGCGCATGCGCTCGATCTGCGCGCCCAGCTCCTTGGGCGGTACTCCGCTGGGCATCCACGCCGCCCCGTACTCGGCGACACGGGCGAAGGTGCGCTCGCTGCCGCCGCCGACCCAGATCGGCGGGTGCGGCCGCTGGACGGGCTTGGGCCAGGAGTAGACGGGGGCGAAGTCGACGAAGTCGCCGTGGAACTCGGCCTCGTCCTTGGTCCACAGTTCGATGATCGCGCGGATCCGTTCGTCCATCAGCCGGCCACGTTCGGTCGGATCCGTCCGGTGGTTGCGCATCTCCTCCCGGTTCCAGCCGGCGCCGACACCGAACACGGCACGGCCGCCGGAGACCAGATCGAGGCTGGCCACTTCCTTCGCCGTGTGGATCGGATCGCGCTGGACCACCAGCGCGATCCCCGTGCCCAGAAGCAGCTCGCTGGTCACCGAGGCGACCGCGCCGAGCGCCACGAACGGATCGAGCGTGCGGTAGTACACGCGCGGCAGCTCGCCGCCGCCCGGGTACGGCGTCTCCCGCTTCACCGGGATGTGCGAGTGCTCGGCCAGGAGCAGCGCGTCGAACCCGCGCTCCTCCAGGGCCGGCCCCAGCGCCGCCGGACCGATGCCCTCGTCGGTGAGGAACGTCGACACTCCGAACTTCATCCGCGACCACCTCGTCTCGAATTCGCCCCCTGTTGACAGTGTGGTGCGGTACCCCCGAGGGGCGCAGTCATACGTACGCCGGACGGACGTGGGCCTCACCCGTGCCCCGGGTGCGTCGCTGCGTCGGTGCGACGTCCGGCGTCGCGTGGATCACTCCTCGGCGGCGGGGCTGTCGGCGCTGTCCTGGGGGTCGGCGTCCGGGCCCTGCGCCCGTACCCGCTGCACATGTTCCAGCGAGTCGCGCAGCTCCGCGAGCCAGTCGTCCGTGTGGCGCTGGACCAGTCGTACGCACCAGGCGAGGGCGTCGCTGCGGCTGCGGGCGACTCCCGCGGCGATGAGGGTGTCGAGGACCTGGCGCTCGGGCTGCCGCAGCCGGGTCATGACGGGGGCGGCGACCTGCGTGAACAGGGCGCGCTCGCCCCCGCACTCCACCCCCCAGGAGACCTTCCTGCGGAACCGGTGCTCCGCCTCACGTGCCACCGCGACCCGCTCGTCACGGGTGCGCTCGCGGAACTCCTGGACCCGGGACTGGACCGCGGCCTCCTTCTCGGCGGCCGAGGCGCCGTCGGTGAGCCGGGGCTCGGGAATGCGGCCGACAACGGTGATCTCCTCCCGGTCGACCGCCACCTCCACCAGGCTCTCGAACAGATCGTCGGGCAGGCGGCCGGCGAACCAGCCGCGCAGCTTCTCGCGTTGCTCCGAAGTAATCATGTAATGACCATTACTCCATCGTGAGGCAAACGCAAGGGGTCCGGTCGGGGTCTGCCATGAGCTGAACCGGAATGTTTCAGGCCTATTGCCGAACCGTGGAGATCCGGCCAGCGGGTCACCCCGGGTGAGCGGCAACCGCTCAGTTCTGGGGATCGGGCGTTCGAACTCTGTCACTTCACGCCACTGATTCAATACTCAAAGTTACCGAAAGCTGTGGGGTCGATGTGTGTTTCCCGCCCGGACTCGGCAGACTCGCGCTCGCCGAACCGGCACCGGACCGGCCTGACTTCGCCTCATGTGCGAGCGGAGCAGAAACGGTTCACCAATCAAGCGGAAGGATGCACACAATGCCGAACACCGCACGCTGGGCAGTGACCCTGACCCTGACCGCCACCGCCGTCTGCGGCCCCCTCGCCGGGGCTTCCCTCGCCACCCCGAACGCCGCCGCCTCCGGGCTCTACGCCCCCTCGGCCCTGGTGCTCACCACGGGCCACGGCCAGAGCGCGGCCACCGCCACCCCTGAGCGCGCCGTCACGCTGAACTGCGCCCCGACCGCCTCGGGCACCCATCCGGCCGCCGTCTCCGCCTGTGCCGAACTGCGGGCGACGGGCGGCGACTTCGATGCCTTGAGTGCCAGAAGCGATGCCATGTGTACCCGGCAGTACGACCCTGTGGTCGTCACGGTCGAGGGCGTGTGGCAGGGCAAGCGCGTCGCGTACGAGCGCACCTTCGCCAACGAGTGCGTGAAGAACTCCTACGGGACGACCGTCTTCACGTTCTGAGGACCGGGATCGCGCGGACCCGTGAACGTGGACCGAGGCCCGTAGCTGGGGAGTGCGAGCCTCGTCGCGGTGCGCCACGTGATCTCGCATAGGGGCCGGCCGGACGGAGTGGGGCCGTCCGGCCGGCCTCCTGCGTCAGTCGGACGTGAGGGACCAGCGCCCCACTTCGCGATAGCCGGAGTCGTATACGGCGGAGCCGTCGCCGGGCTTCATCTCGTAGTGGTGGAGATTGCCGCCCCAGTAGCGCAGGATCCGCCCCAGCTCCGTGGCGGTCTCCTCGCCCCAGGCCGCGTTCTCCAGGTCGACTTCGAGAACGAACTTCACGTACGTGCCTCCGCTTCCGGATCGTCGGGTGCCGACCGCCATCGTGCCATCACCTCAACTCCCGGTCCGGTCAGAAGTGTTGGCCCGGTTTCTGAAAACGTTCGCCTCCGGTGCGCTGAAGTACTTCGCCGAGCCCGGGGTGTCCGACGAGCGCGGCCTGTTGGGCCTCGGCTGGTACCGGCCCTGTCTCGGCTGAGGTATTGACAGGTGATGGCAGTTGCGGGAGCCGAAGCCCCCGCACTTAATGCATATGATGTGCAGGTGCATGAATGCAGCATCAGGGCGGCGACCCCCGGCGACCTCGACGGTGCGCGAGCCGTGATGCTCGACACCGTCTACCGCGACTTCGGCACCGGCTACGTTCCGCGCTGGCACGGCGACATCATCGATCTCGCGGGCGCCTACCTGGCCTCGCCCCGCCACACTCTGCTGGTCGCGCTCGATGGCTCCGACGGCGAGGTCGCCGCTACGGCCGCCCTCGACTCCCGCGGCCCGGCCCATCCGCCCAACCCCCGCCCGCTGGCCCGGCGTTACCCGTCGGGGGAGACAGCGCAGCTGCGGCGCGTGTACGTCCGCCCGGGGCACCGCAGACGCGGCCTGGCCCGCCGCCTGGTCGGCGAGCTCCTCGCCTTCGCGGCCGCGGACGGCGGCTACCGCTCCGTCTATCTGCACACGGATCCGGGGATCCCGGGCGCCGAGGCCTTCTGGCGCTCGCTCGGAAAGGCCGTGTGGGACGAGCGCGAGGAGCCAGGCGGTTCCGGTGTCGTCCACTTCGAAGTCCCCTTCGCCTGAGGCGCGCCCTGCCCCCGGTGGTCGCACTGCGCCGCCCGGAGCAGTCGCGTCACCGGTTGGAGTCGTCCGGAATGCCGGTGCGGGTCCGCTCCGGTAGCCGTGGAGCATGCGCTTTCTCGGCGAGCTGGACCAGCGGCTGTTCACCCGGGTGGCCGCCGCGCGGCTTTCCGGCGCCGATCCGGCGCTCATCCGGCTCAGCCGCGCCGCCGACCACGGGCGGCTGTGGTTCGCCGCGGCCGCCGTGCTCGCGACGGCCGACGGGCGCACCGCCAGACGCGCCGCCGTGCGCGGTGTCGGCTCCCTCGCGCTGGCCTCGCTCACCGTCAACACCGTCGCCAAGTGGGCCACCAGGCGCCCCCGGCCGCTGCTCGACCTCGTACCGCAGATCCGCCACCTCACCCGGCAGCCGCACACCACCTCCTTCCCGTCGGGACACTCCGCCTCGGCGGCGGCGTTCGCGACCGGCGTCGCCCTCGAGTCCACCGGCTACGGCGCACTGGTCGCGCCGCTGGCCGCGGCGGTCGCCTTCTCTCGGGTCTATGTCGGCGTGCACTACCCCGGGGACGTCCTGGCCGGTATGGCGATCGGCGCCGGCGCCGCCGCGCTCACCTGCCGCTGGTGGCCGCCGCGCCAAGGGGTCCCGGAACGGGTGCGTCCCACCACCCACGCACCCGCGCTGCCGGGCGGCGAGGACCTGGTCGTCCTCGTCGACGGGCGGGCCGGAACCGGACTGCCCGGCGCGGTCCTGCCGGCCGTCGAGCGCCTGCGCGTCCTGCTGCCCCGGGCCGAACTCGTCGAGTTCGGCCCGGACGACGACTTCGCCGCGCTGCTCGCCGGGGCGGCCGGCCGGGCCGCGCGGCGCGGCGGCGCGCTGGGCGTGTGCGGGGGCGACGGCAGCGTCGACGCGGCGGCGCGCGCCGCGGCCCGCCACGGGCTCGCGCTCGCCGTGTTCCCCGGCGGCACCCTCAACCACTTCGCCCTGGACGTGGGCGTCCCGGACTTCGACGACACCGCCGTCGCGGTCGCCCGGGGCGAGGCCGTCGCGGTGGACTTGGGAGTGGCGGCACCGAAGGAGGGGCACGACGTGCTCTTCCTCAACGCCTTCAGCATCGGGCCGTATCCCGAACTCCTCCGGCTCCGCGAGCGACTGGAGGGGCGATGGGGCAAGTGGTCCGCCGAGGCCGTCGCCCTCGCCCGGGTCCTGCGCACCGCGACCCCCGTGGAACTGCGTATCGACGGCCGCCCCCGACGCCTGTGGCTGCTCTTCGCCGGCAACGGCCACCACGTCCCCGACGGCTTCGCCCCCGCCTTCCGGCCGCGCCTGGACGACGGACTGCTCGACCTGCGCCTGATCGACGGCGACCGCCGCTACGCCCGTACGCGCGTGATCGCCGCCGCGCTCGCCGGCACGCTCGGCCGTTCCCGGGTCTACAGCGCCGCCCCTGTGTCCCGGGTCCGGCTGGAGGGCCTCGGCGGCACGCGGAACCTCGCCTACGACGGTGAAGTCACCTGCGCGCCGGATCAGTTGACGCTGGAGAAGCGTGGTCGCGGACTCGCCGTGTACCGGCCGGCCGTGCCGTGCGCCGAACCGGCCCGGCGGGCCCGCCTCGCCACCGCGATGGCCCACCACCGAAAGCGGAAGAGGGGCCGCCGTCTCCCTGCGGACGGCGGCCCCTCGGTCTAGTCGGCGCTCACATGTGGACGACCGGTGCGGCGTCCGCGGCCTGCTCAGGCTTCCCGGGGCGATAGAGCAGGAACGCGATCACCGCGCCCGCGACGAAGAAGACCGCCGACCACCAGAACGCGGTGGTGTAGCTCTCGATCGTCGCCTGTGCCCGGACCAGCTTGCTGGTCGCGTCCTTGCCGGACAGATAGCCGGTCGCGGCGCTCGCGGCCAGCGTGTTCAGCAGCGCCGTACCGATCGAACCGCCCACCTGCTGCATGGCGTTGACCGTCGCGGAGGCGACACCCGCGTCCTCGGGCCCCACCCCGCCGGTGGCGAGCTGCATGGCCGGCGGCATCACCATGCCGAGGCCCACGCCGATCACGATCAGCTGCGGCAGCACCGCGGTCGCGTAGTGCGAACCGGTTCCGATGCCGGTCAGCCAGGCCATGCCGACCGTGGCGATCGCGAAGCCCAGCGGGATGACGGCCTTCGGCCCGATCCGCGGCAGCAGCACCGTGGTGCCGAGCTGCGCCGTCACCATCAGCGCCCCGACCATCGGCAGGAACGCCACACCGGTCCTGGTGGGGCTGAAGCCCAGGTTCAGCTGAAGGTAGTAGGTGAGGAAGAGGAATACACCGAACATGCCCGCGCCGGTGATGAGCACGGCGAGGTACGAGGCACCGCGGCTGCGGTCGAGCAGGATGCGCAGCGGCAGCAGCGGGTGTGCGGCACGCGTCTGCCACCAGGCGAAGGCCGTCAGCAGCACACCGCCGGCGATCAGGAAGCCCCAGGTCCGCGGCGAACCCCAGTCGTGCGTCTCGGCGTTGGAGAAGCCGTAGACCAGGGCGAAGAGACCTCCGGCGACCAGCACCGTACCCGGCACGTCCAGCTTGGAGTTCGTGGCGTCGCGGTGGTTGCTCAGCGACAACCAGCCGCCGGCGAAGGCGACCACGGCGATGGCCACGTTGACGTACAGCGTCCAGCGCCAGTCGAACGCGTCGGTCAGGATGCCGCCGAGCAACAGGCCCACCGCGCCACCGGCGCCGGCGATGGCGCCGTACACGCTGAACGCCTTGGCCCGCTCCCGCGCGTCGGTGAACGTCGTGTTCAGGAGCGAGAGCGCGGCGGGCGCGAGGAGCGCGCCGAAGACCCCTTGCAGGGCACGTGCGGTGACCAGCATCTCGAAGCTCGTCGCGGCGCCGCCGAGCGCGGAGGCCAGCGCGAATCCGGTGACGCCGGCCAGGAAGGCGGGCTTGCGGCCGAAGAGGTCGGCGATGCGGCCGCCGAGCAGGAGCAGCGAGGCGAACGCCAGCGCGTACGCGGTGACGACCCACTGCCGGTTGCCGTCGGAGAACCCGAGGTCCGCCTGCGCCGACGGCAGAGCGATGTTCACGATGGTGGCGTCGAGGACGACCATCAACTGGGCTATGGCGACGACCGCGAGGATCCACCACCGCCGGGACGAGGCCGCGGGCGGCGCCTGCGCGGCACCCGTCCGGGTGCTTTCGGTCAGAGTCTTCTGGGACATGGGGGAACCACTCCAGGGAAGCCGTTCGAAGAGAAACGTAAACGAAACCGTTTCGTACACATCGAGGCTAGACCACTCCCAGCGAAACGGCAACGTTTCGCTGGGAGTGAGCCGCGACGCCCCCCCGCCCAAGGACCGAGGCACCATGTCAACCGAACTCACCGGTACCCACCTCACCCTCCCCGACGGCCGCCCCGCCGTCCGTTTCAGCCGTGTCTACGACCATCCCGCCGACCGCGTCTGGCAGTTCGTGACCGACCCCGACGAGCTGGCCCGGTGGTTCCCCTCCCGCGCCGAGATCGAGCTGCGCCCCGGCGGCACGATCACGTTCAGCGGCGACCCGAACATGGAGAACTCCACGGGCCGGGTCATCGCCGTCGACGTGCCCGGGCACCTGTCCTTCGAGTGGGGCGGCGACGAACTCCACTTCGACCTCGAACCCCTGGACGGCAAGCGCACCCGCTGCACGCTCACCAACGTCCTGGCGGACGCGAAGGCCGCCGCCCGCAACGCCGCCGGATGGGAGGTCTGCCTCGCCGCCCTGGACGCGAGGGCGCGGGGCGAGCGGCTCGAAGGCCCGCACGCGGGTGCCACGGCGCCCTGGAAGGAGATCTACCGCGGCTACGTCGAGGCGGGG from Streptomyces avermitilis MA-4680 = NBRC 14893 includes the following:
- a CDS encoding bifunctional phosphatase PAP2/diacylglycerol kinase family protein — translated: MRFLGELDQRLFTRVAAARLSGADPALIRLSRAADHGRLWFAAAAVLATADGRTARRAAVRGVGSLALASLTVNTVAKWATRRPRPLLDLVPQIRHLTRQPHTTSFPSGHSASAAAFATGVALESTGYGALVAPLAAAVAFSRVYVGVHYPGDVLAGMAIGAGAAALTCRWWPPRQGVPERVRPTTHAPALPGGEDLVVLVDGRAGTGLPGAVLPAVERLRVLLPRAELVEFGPDDDFAALLAGAAGRAARRGGALGVCGGDGSVDAAARAAARHGLALAVFPGGTLNHFALDVGVPDFDDTAVAVARGEAVAVDLGVAAPKEGHDVLFLNAFSIGPYPELLRLRERLEGRWGKWSAEAVALARVLRTATPVELRIDGRPRRLWLLFAGNGHHVPDGFAPAFRPRLDDGLLDLRLIDGDRRYARTRVIAAALAGTLGRSRVYSAAPVSRVRLEGLGGTRNLAYDGEVTCAPDQLTLEKRGRGLAVYRPAVPCAEPARRARLATAMAHHRKRKRGRRLPADGGPSV
- a CDS encoding LLM class F420-dependent oxidoreductase; this encodes MKFGVSTFLTDEGIGPAALGPALEERGFDALLLAEHSHIPVKRETPYPGGGELPRVYYRTLDPFVALGAVASVTSELLLGTGIALVVQRDPIHTAKEVASLDLVSGGRAVFGVGAGWNREEMRNHRTDPTERGRLMDERIRAIIELWTKDEAEFHGDFVDFAPVYSWPKPVQRPHPPIWVGGGSERTFARVAEYGAAWMPSGVPPKELGAQIERMRKTAGDRPAVVVYAAQHDRESLDTYAELGVERVLLYLPTQPEDETLRTLDELAEAVSAYR
- a CDS encoding MFS transporter encodes the protein MSQKTLTESTRTGAAQAPPAASSRRWWILAVVAIAQLMVVLDATIVNIALPSAQADLGFSDGNRQWVVTAYALAFASLLLLGGRIADLFGRKPAFLAGVTGFALASALGGAATSFEMLVTARALQGVFGALLAPAALSLLNTTFTDARERAKAFSVYGAIAGAGGAVGLLLGGILTDAFDWRWTLYVNVAIAVVAFAGGWLSLSNHRDATNSKLDVPGTVLVAGGLFALVYGFSNAETHDWGSPRTWGFLIAGGVLLTAFAWWQTRAAHPLLPLRILLDRSRGASYLAVLITGAGMFGVFLFLTYYLQLNLGFSPTRTGVAFLPMVGALMVTAQLGTTVLLPRIGPKAVIPLGFAIATVGMAWLTGIGTGSHYATAVLPQLIVIGVGLGMVMPPAMQLATGGVGPEDAGVASATVNAMQQVGGSIGTALLNTLAASAATGYLSGKDATSKLVRAQATIESYTTAFWWSAVFFVAGAVIAFLLYRPGKPEQAADAAPVVHM
- a CDS encoding protease inhibitor, producing the protein MPNTARWAVTLTLTATAVCGPLAGASLATPNAAASGLYAPSALVLTTGHGQSAATATPERAVTLNCAPTASGTHPAAVSACAELRATGGDFDALSARSDAMCTRQYDPVVVTVEGVWQGKRVAYERTFANECVKNSYGTTVFTF
- a CDS encoding SRPBCC family protein; this encodes MSTELTGTHLTLPDGRPAVRFSRVYDHPADRVWQFVTDPDELARWFPSRAEIELRPGGTITFSGDPNMENSTGRVIAVDVPGHLSFEWGGDELHFDLEPLDGKRTRCTLTNVLADAKAAARNAAGWEVCLAALDARARGERLEGPHAGATAPWKEIYRGYVEAGFPSGAPVPGLD
- a CDS encoding GNAT family N-acetyltransferase, with product MHECSIRAATPGDLDGARAVMLDTVYRDFGTGYVPRWHGDIIDLAGAYLASPRHTLLVALDGSDGEVAATAALDSRGPAHPPNPRPLARRYPSGETAQLRRVYVRPGHRRRGLARRLVGELLAFAAADGGYRSVYLHTDPGIPGAEAFWRSLGKAVWDEREEPGGSGVVHFEVPFA